Sequence from the Egibacter rhizosphaerae genome:
CTCGGCGTGCCCATGCGCGATCCGCAGGTCCGACCAGTACGTCCCCCCCGGATGGTTGGCGTACTCCAACAGGTCCAACGCCTCTTGTACCCCACGTGTGCCCAGGTTGATCGCGTAGTTCGGCTCTACTCCCGCCTTGCGCGTCCAAAGGATGAACTCCCCGATGCCGTGCTCGTTCGTCTCGGCCGAATGCCACGCCGCATCCAACCGTCGCGGACGATGCATCACCGGACCAATCCCATCCTCCCACCGGTAGCCTGACACGAAGTTCCCCCCTGGGTAACGCACCATCGTTACCCCCATCTCCCGGGCCAAATCCAGCACGTCACGACGATGACCGTCCTCATCTGCCGTCTCGTGTCTCGGTTCGAAGATTCCCGTGTACACGCACCGACCCATGTGCTCCACGAACGAACCGAACGTCCGCCTCCGCACGTCCGCGACGACGAACGCGGGATCTAGCGAGAGCTGCGCCTTCATCATGTGCTTCACCTTATGTTGGATGGAGCGGGACACCCCCCGAGTCATTGCTGTCGCCGCTGCTGGTGGGATGACGCCGACCGACCGAAGGGGTCGAAACCAGCTCCGGTGGCACAAGGCAGCGGGACGCCCTGAGGACCAAGTGCCCGGCTGCCGCAACAGGGATGAGCGGAGCTACTCCTCTCGGTCGATGTAGGGCCAGCCTTCTTCCCACTGCAACTCACGGATCTGCATCCGGATGTTGAAGGGAGACCACTCGTAGTAGTGGTGGACCAGGTAATGCCGGCCGAACTCGAACGCGACGTCTTGGCCCCCGACACCGTCCTGCTCGTCGTAACCGTCCAGCAGCACCGTCCCGCCACCGCCGAGCAGCGGTACCCCTTCTGAGTCGATGTAAGGTCCGGCCAAGTCGTCAGATCGTCCAACGGTTATGTGGTACTCGTCTGTCACGGCCACATCCCTGGACGTTACAAGGTAGTAGTACCCGGCACGCTCGAAGATCGTGGGTGCTTCGACATCCGGACCTTCACCGGGCTGCTGGGCAAGATTCACCGGCTCTCCCGTGACCGAGGTCATGTCCTCCAACTCATACAGGAAGATCCCGTCCCAGTAAGAGCCAAACACGAGGTACCAGGTCCCCTCGTCGCGGAACACGTGTGGGTCGATCGCGTTGTACTGGTCGTCGCCGTCCGACGTGATCACTGGACCGTGGTCGACCCAACTGTCGAGGTCCCCGGGAGTCTGGGTGCTCATGACCCCGATCCCGGAGGTGTTGCTCCCCCAGGTCGACGCTGCGTAGTACAGCCAGTACGTGTTGCCCTCTCGGGCTACCTGTGGTGCCCAGATATGGGAGTGCTCGTAGTCGAGGGTCCATTCCGGAACGTCGATCTCGCCCATGGACTCCCACGGACCGGCTAGCGTGCCCTCGGATTGACGAACGAACACCCCGCCCGGGTCCTCCGGAGAGCGCTCAACGCCGGTCGAGAAGACGTAGTAACTCTGCTCGTTCGGCGCCTTAACGATCGAGGGATCGTGAGTGGGATCGTCGACCGGCGTGCTCGAGCCGTAGTCGCCCTCCATTTCTAGGTTGCCCTGAGGAGGCGGTCCTTGCGCGCGGCCGTCCGGGTTGGAGTCGGTGAATCCCATCACCGAGACGCCTAGACAGCCCAGCAGCACGATGCGTAGGACATTCCAACGTCCGTTGCGCGGGCGGTCAACCGTCGTGTGTCTCATCAGCTCCTCCTCCTTGTTGGATCGATCACAGCGCTGTGACTGGCTGTTGGATCAGGGCTTCCTAGCTCTGCCCCTGGTCAGCTAAGGGGGTTGCTACTTGCCCCCCGTGCCGAGTCGCCCGAGGCCACTGATGAACACGTTACGCAGCTTCATGAACAGCAGCGCG
This genomic interval carries:
- a CDS encoding arabinan endo-1,5-alpha-L-arabinosidase produces the protein MRHTTVDRPRNGRWNVLRIVLLGCLGVSVMGFTDSNPDGRAQGPPPQGNLEMEGDYGSSTPVDDPTHDPSIVKAPNEQSYYVFSTGVERSPEDPGGVFVRQSEGTLAGPWESMGEIDVPEWTLDYEHSHIWAPQVAREGNTYWLYYAASTWGSNTSGIGVMSTQTPGDLDSWVDHGPVITSDGDDQYNAIDPHVFRDEGTWYLVFGSYWDGIFLYELEDMTSVTGEPVNLAQQPGEGPDVEAPTIFERAGYYYLVTSRDVAVTDEYHITVGRSDDLAGPYIDSEGVPLLGGGGTVLLDGYDEQDGVGGQDVAFEFGRHYLVHHYYEWSPFNIRMQIRELQWEEGWPYIDREE